Below is a genomic region from Streptomyces sp. NBC_00461.
GCGGCACGGGCATCGAGTTCACGGACACCCGGATCAATCTGAACCGGGCGGACCTGAGCGGTCTGCCCCCGACCCTCGTCTCCTGGGGAACGTACGAAGTCCTGGCCGGCGAGGACGAGGAGTTCGCCGCCCGCGTCAAGGACGCCGGAATCGACACGGCGACCGTGGTGGTCCCCGGAGGCCAGCACTCCTACGTCTACGGTGCCGGCCGGATTCCGGAGACCGACGCCGCCATCGCACGGATCGGCGCGTGGGTCCGGGAGAAGACGAAGATCTGACCGAGCGGTACAGGCTGGGCCGGCGCAAGCTCCGCTACGTCGAAACCGTGAGGGACGGCCTCGACGACACCCTGGACGCCTTCCTCGCGTTGATGCGGGGCGAGAACGTCGGATACGTCGGAAAGGTGATCGTCAACCTCTGAGTCCGCCTCGGCTGACCGCGCGAGGGGCCTGCCGTACGCACGGCAGGCCCCTCGCGTGTCGCTTGCGGCACGACCGGTGCGCGGCATGTGTCAGTGGGGAACGCACCGGGGCTACCGCGGCCTTCACCTTCCTGATCAACAACGCGGGGTCGCCCCATGGCCGACCAGTTCGCAGCCGAACTGGACGACGTCCGCCTGGAGATGAACCCCACTGCTTCGGCGCCCTCTCGGCGGTCCGGAGCTTCGCGCCTCGGTGGCAGGGCAGCCGCTAATGATCTGCCGACCGTAATATTATGTTCGTCAGGCCATAGATTAAGATGGAGTGCGTCGCAATGGCCCCGCGGAGCGAATGGAGGAACCCTGTGGCGCGCTACGCCAAGGAGCACAAGCAGGTGACGCGGCAACGGATCATCGAGACGGCCGGCCATCGGTTCAAGCAGGACGGCATCGACGGCTCGGGCATCTCCACTCTCATGTCGGACGCCGGGCTCACCAACGGGGCCTTCTACGCTCACTTCGCGTCCAAGGACGACCTCGTCGCCCATGTCGTGGCCGACGAGCTGCGCACGCAGATCGCGAGGTACGGCACTCTGCGGCCCGGCCGACCGGGACTTGAGGACCTCGTTCGCGAATATCTGTCGGCTGAGCACCGGGACCACCCCGGCGCCGGATGCCCCTCCGCCGCCCTGCTCGACGAGATCGGCCGCTGCGGAGACGGGACCAAGCAGGTCTACACCGACGGCGCGCGGGACATCCTGGAAGAGGTCGCCGCCCGCCTGGC
It encodes:
- a CDS encoding TetR/AcrR family transcriptional regulator, whose protein sequence is MARYAKEHKQVTRQRIIETAGHRFKQDGIDGSGISTLMSDAGLTNGAFYAHFASKDDLVAHVVADELRTQIARYGTLRPGRPGLEDLVREYLSAEHRDHPGAGCPSAALLDEIGRCGDGTKQVYTDGARDILEEVAARLAPEDPQSARGKAIGLFAMLVGALQLSRALSDRKFADEVLEQGIENALAFMR